The following coding sequences are from one Dreissena polymorpha isolate Duluth1 chromosome 8, UMN_Dpol_1.0, whole genome shotgun sequence window:
- the LOC127842985 gene encoding ctenidin-1-like, which yields MKSLALIALLVGAVVATPLGYGNGYGSGLYGGGGGGYGGYGGYGGLGGYGGYGGLGGYGGYGGLGGYGGYGGLGGYGGYGGLGGYGGLGGYGGYGGLGGYGGLGGYGGLGGYGGYGGLGGYGGLGGYGGYGGYGHGHGHGHGWWPHHKKWRPRKWY from the exons ATGAAGTCGCTGGCGTTGATCGCTCTCCTCGTCGGGGCAGTTGTCGCTACACCCCTTGGATACGGCAACGGCTATGGCTCAGGCCTCTACGGCGGTGGGGGCGGCGGATATGGTGGATATGGTGGATATGGCGGATTAGGCGGGTATGGTGGATATGGCGGATTAGGCGGGTATGGTGGATATGGCGGATTAGGCGGGTATGGTGGATATGGCGGATTAGGCGGGTATGGTGGATATGGCGGATTAGGCGGATATGGCGGATTAGGCGGATATGGTGGATATGGCGGATTAGGCGGGTATGGCGGATTAGGCGGATATGGCGGATTAGGCGGGTATGGCGGATATGGCGGATTAGGTGGATATGGCGGATTAGGCGGATATGGTGGATATGGCGGATACGGCCACGGACACGGCCACGGACATGG CTGGTGGCCTCATCACAAGAAATGGCGCCCAAGGAAGTGGTACTGA